The following are encoded together in the Salvelinus namaycush isolate Seneca unplaced genomic scaffold, SaNama_1.0 Scaffold1945, whole genome shotgun sequence genome:
- the LOC120037866 gene encoding divergent protein kinase domain 2A-like has translation MLRFLPLKLGRLYRCLKLLLVVGLFVILLMNTHNLFASFQKNELTDRRFINLNKCPACFGTSWCRKFMNGQVSFETWGRLRFLDVFNVKNVYFAQYGEPREGTRRVVLKRLGSNQELADIDQKICKRATGRPRCDLIQAMYKTEFARLNGDVRLLTPEVVEGWSDLVHCPSQRLLDRVVRRYAETKDSGSFLLKNLKDTERMQLLMTLAFNPEPLVLQVLLTSMCCTIEDCRH, from the exons ATGCTGCGTTTCCTGCCTCTGAAGCTGGGTCGTCTCTACCGTTGTCTGAAGCTTCTACTGGTGGTCGGTCTGTTTGTTATCCTCCTGATGAACACCCACAACCTGTTCGCCTCCTTCCAGAAGAACGAGCTGACGGACCGCCGCTTCATCAACCTCAACAAGTGTCCTGCCTGCTTCGGCACCAGCTGGTGCAGGAAGTTCATGAACGGCCAGGTGTCCTTCGAGACCTGGGGACGCCTGCGCTTCCTGGATGTCTTCAACGTCAAGAACGTGTATTTCGCCCAGTACGGCGAGCCGCGGGAGGGGACGAGGCGCGTGGTGCTCAAACGCCTGGGATCCAACCAGGAGCTGGCGGACATTGACCAGAAGATCTGTAAGAGAGCTACTGGCCGTCCTCGCTGCGACCTCATCCAGGCCATGTACAAGACGGAGTTCGCCCGGCTGAACGGTGACGTGAGGCTTCTGACCCCTGAGGTGGTAGAGGGCTGGTCTGACCTGGTGCACTGCCCCTCCCAGAGGCTGCTGGACAGGGTGGTGCGGCGCTATGCCGAGACCAAAGACTCTGGCAGCTTCCTGCTGAAGAACCTGAAGGACACAGAGAGGATGCAGCTACTGATGACCCTGGCCTTCAACCCTGAGCCCCTCGTACTACAG GTGTTATTAACTTCTATGTGCTGCACTATAGAGGACTGCAGACACTGA